TTTCACGTAGTTTTTCAACACTCTTGATCTCGACTACAATTTTCTTTTCTACCAAAAGATCTATTCGATAACCGCACTCCAGATTAACGGATTTGTAGCTTACCGGCAATGCCAATTCTTTTTCAACCTGCAAACCAGCACTAAGTAGATTATAAAAAAGACACTCTTTGTAAACGTTCTCAAGTAAACCAGGTCCAAAGTGTTTGTGAACGTCAATGGCATGACCAATAATTGATTCCGTTAACGTATTTTCCTTCATAACAACGGCTTTGTAATTCGGTATAAAGCTATGGACCGTAATGTATACCAA
The genomic region above belongs to Flavobacteriales bacterium and contains:
- a CDS encoding GxxExxY protein — its product is MKENTLTESIIGHAIDVHKHFGPGLLENVYKECLFYNLLSAGLQVEKELALPVSYKSVNLECGYRIDLLVEKKIVVEIKSVEKLREIHFAQTLTYLKLGGFKLGLLINFNVSLLKHGINRVINGYSI